Proteins from a single region of Ischnura elegans chromosome 2, ioIscEleg1.1, whole genome shotgun sequence:
- the LOC124153941 gene encoding integrator complex subunit 6, translating to MTIIVFLIDTSASMNQRAYLGGRPTLLDVAKGAVETFVKVRQRSLESRGDRYMLLTFEEPPANIKAGWKENLATFMNELKNLQSTGMTMMGAALKHTFDVLNINRMQTGIDTYGQGRCPFYLEPSVIVVITDGGKLSNSVGVQEDFNLPMHSPIPGSELTREPFRWDQRLFSLVLRLSGTPAVERDTGLVPSDNSPIDAMCEVTGGRSYCITSHRMMMQCIDSLVQKVQSGVVINFEKIGPDPPPIGSEGSKDFFDDGEGEHSSDRDWDVIPVSDNNNADGGKMSCNSALNSALSASVNANNIGGSNQNGNNPKSILSTQLSVTSSLGNSWHSCRKLIYVQRSAQKGFAVGFWPIPESFWPELSASSLPPRSAHPNVKFTCTSQEPMVIETLPFDKYELEPSPLTQYILLRKQPTVCWQVFVANSAKNSEVGHPFGYLKASTNLTCVNLFVMPYNYPVLLPLLDELFKVHRSKPTNEWRTQFNNYLKTMPSYYAGPLRRALVRMGSQALASNLVPDGTDNSLSYSVLNYLKRLKNQARHEFDKLCSEVAKNRGAFVPTGASGAAAGVPGGPEGIRLVSRSPLKKELISHPLLLDKFSNLRDQLNDFNGFVIGVRGGVGSTGWRRGQSYRNPFDIPRRLLLDQVARMRANFLQTSLLHTRLVDEDQMHSMPVGQMGNYQEYLKRMPPQLREIESTPVRQHMFGNPFKIDKRMMVDEADIDLVGGGGVSSGRGVKRSADSPSGSSRPNKRKPGPIPKHVVVRRPRLRPPTPSVPPLLSPTSPTLPSQPLPVPVVENQVESPTPMPGAAAPFCPVEGLFPPPAPDPISRIVLVNGSIDDQFQSGPRSPSPPEILNNNTDSVTSHHHHPQANAPIPPPSGLMFLANHAAAASEQEAAAEDATKLIPSHAPVNPTNHVTRCLSPPPVLQICADSQIPDLGANSRLNQLPPVLNHMSEGEGEQCALDPAEIRRHNLQVRRQAYKEVRRPGKNFTLLFGHLKTIQGALEVRVSLLREVIQESLRFKRRNLAALLEEFLQGMVAASTAPENIGGSNSYGFSGVPASQPKNHHPNSYQGRALPMPTYGASGVKALGPDGKTPLPNVPRTER from the exons ATGACCATTATAGTTTTCCTCATAGACACTTCCGCGTCTATGAATCAAAGAGCTTATTTGGGTGGACGCCCAACGCTGCTAGATGTTGCGAAGGGCGCTGTTGAGACGTTCGTGAAG gTGCGGCAGAGGTCGCTAGAAAGCCGCGGGGATAGATATATGCTGTTGACTTTCGAAGAGCCTCCCGCAAATATCAAG GCTGGCTGGAAAGAAAACTTGGCGACATTTATGAATGAGCTGAAAAACCTCCAGTCTACTGGAATGACCATGATGGGGGCAGCATTGAAACACACTTTTGATGTACTAAATATTAATCGAATGCAAACTGGCATTGACACTTATGGCCAGGGTCGATGCCCCTTTTACCTTGAACCGTCTGTCATTGTTGTCATTACAGACGGGGGTAAACTCTCGAATAGTGTTGGAGTTCAAGAAGAT TTCAACTTACCCATGCATTCTCCCATTCCGGGATCAGAGTTAACACGAGAGCCATTTCGTTGGGACCAACGTCTCTTTTCACTGGTGCTTCGGCTCTCGGGAACCCCTGCTGTGGAACGTGATACTGGTCTAGTTCCAAGTGATAATTCTCCTATAGATGCCATGTGTGAGGTGACTGGTG GGAGATCGTATTGCATAACATCTCATCGGATGATGATGCAGTGCATTGACAGTCTTGTTCAGAAGGTTCAAAGTGGTGTTGttataaactttgaaaaaattggacCTGATCCTCCACCTATAGGAAGTGAAG gatcaaaagatttctttgatgaTGGTGAAGGCGAGCACAGCAGCGACCGAGATTGGGATGTGATTCCGGTTTCAGATAATAACAATGCTGATGGTGGGAAAATGAGCTGCAATTCTGCTTTGAATTCAGCATTGTCTGCTTCTGTGAATGCTAACAATATTGGTGGTAGTAACCAGAATGGGAATAATCCTAAATCTATACTTAGCACTCAACTGTCAGTTACATCCTCCCTTGGAAATTCTTGGCATTCATGTCGGAAGTTGATTTATGTCCAACGCTCAGCACAGAAGGGTTTTGCTGTTGGATTCTGGCCTATTCCCGAATCATTTTGGCCAGAACTTAGTGCGTCATCCTTG CCTCCTCGTTCAGCTCATCCAAACGTCAAGTTTACTTGCACCAGCCAAGAACCAATGGTGATTGAGACTTTGCCATTTGATAAGTATGAGCTGGAGCCAAGTCCTCTTACTCAATACATTTTACTGAGAAAACAGCCTACTGTTTGTTGGCAG gTTTTTGTGGCTAACAGTGCAAAAAATTCGGAAGTTGGTCACCCTTTTGGGTATCTTAAAGCAAGCACCAATCTCACCTGTGTCAATCTCTTTGTAATGCCGTACAATTATCCAGTACTGCTTCCCCTGTTGGATGAACTTTTTAAAGTCCACCGCTCAAAGCCAACAAATGAATGGCgaacacaatttaataattatctGAAAACAATGCCTTCGTACTATGCTGGG cctttaCGTCGTGCACTGGTTCGAATGGGCTCTCAAGCACTTGCGTCAAATCTTGTGCCAGATGGTACTGATAACAGCCTTAGCTATAGTGTTTTGAACTACCTGAAGAGGTTGAAAAACCAAGCAAGGCACGAATTTGACAAACTTTGCAGTGAAGTGGCTAAAAATAGAGGTGCATTTGTTCCAACGGGTGCTTCTGGTGCTGCAGCAGGAGTACCAGGAGGACCTGAAGGCATCAGACTTGTTTCAAGGTCACCTCTGAAGAAGGAATTGATATCACATCCACTTTTGTTAG ataaattttcaaatctcAGGGATCAACTGAATGACTTCAATGGTTTTGTTATTGGTGTACGTGGGGGTGTTGGTAGCACTGGATGGAGGCGAGGTCAGAGTTATCGCAATCCCTTTGACATTCCCCGCCGATTGCTGTTGGATCAGGTTGCGCGAATGCGTGCCAATTTTCTTCAAACATCTCTTTTGCACACTCGCCTAGTTGATGAAG ATCAAATGCACAGCATGCCTGTGGGGCAAATGGGTAATTATCAGGAGTACCTGAAGAGGATGCCACCACAACTCCGTGAGATTGAGTCGACTCCAGTGAGACAGCATATGTTTGGCAATCCATTTAAAATAGACAAG agaATGATGGTGGATGAAGCTGACATTGATCTTGTTGGGGGTGGTGGTGTAAGCAGTGGCCGTGGAGTGAAGCGGTCAGCTGATTCACCTTCTGGTTCATCTCGTCCTAACAAACGGAAACCTGGTCCCATTCCAAAGCACGTGGTTGTGCGTAGGCCTCGACTACGGCCGCCCACTCCTAGTGTTCCTCCACTGCTCTCACCAACATCACCCACTCTACCCTCTCAACCACTGCCCGTACCTGTTGTGGAAAATCAAGTGGAGTCACCAACACCAATGCCTGGTGCAGCTGCACCTTTTTGTCCTGTGGAAGGACTCTTTCCACCTCCTGCACCTGATCCTATTAGCAGAATTGTCCTCGTTAATGGTAGCATTG ATGATCAGTTTCAAAGTGGACCACGTTCCCCATCACCGCCAGAGATCCTCAATAACAATACGGACTCAGTGACGAGCCACCATCACCATCCCCAGGCAAACGCCCCCATTCCCCCTCCCTCGGGACTCATGTTTCTTGCCAACCATGCTGCGGCTGCATCGGAGCAAGAGGCTGCGGCCGAGGATGCCACCAAACTCATCCCCTCCCATGCTCCTGTGAACCCCACGAACCATGTGACTCGATGCCTCTCCCCCCCACCAGTGCTGCAAATTTGTGCAGACAGTCAAATCCCCGACCTCGGTGCGAATTCCAGACTCAATCAATTGCCCCCTGTGTTGAACCATATGAGTGAGGGCGAGGGTGAACAATGTGCCTTGGACCCAGCAGAAATTCGTCGCCACAACTTGCAAGTAAGGAGGCAAGCATATAAGGAGGTTCGGAGGCCGGGTAAAA ATTTCACGTTGCTGTTTGGGCATCTAAAGACCATTCAGGGAGCATTGGAAGTGAGAGTATC